A single Prevotella sp. E15-22 DNA region contains:
- the thrA gene encoding bifunctional aspartate kinase/homoserine dehydrogenase I produces MKVLKFGGTSVGSIESILSLKRIVEAEKTPVIVVVSALGGITDKLIATSRLALQGDEQWKHEFEAMRLRHLDMIDTLFKEQNKNQQLTDTINSLFDELKSIYYGVFLIHDLSPKTEAAIVSYGERLSSHIVAALIRGGKRMNSRDFIRTVKKQGKHVLDAELTNQLVKEAFQCAATLSQPTVAVVPGFIARDRDTNETTNLGRGGSDYTAAIIAAALDAEVLEIWTDVDGFMTADPRVIKTAYTINELSYVEAMELCNFGAKVVYPPTIYPVCVKNIPIRVKNTFNPEHPGTMIKQKIENDSKPIKGISSISGTTLITVTGLSMVGVIGVNRRIFSTLAQNGISVFMVSQASSENSTSIGVRDEDANQAVDVLNQEFAKEIETGAMFPMHAESGLATIAIVGENMKHTPGIAGKLFGTLGRSGISVIACAQGASETNISFVVDGKYLRKSLNVLHDSFFLSEYKVLNLFICGIGTVGGNLIEQIRSQYETLKETRQLKLNVVGIASSKKAIFNRDGIDLSNYREQLQDSNIANLKNEVIGMNIFNSVFVDCTASEQVASLYQDFLDHNISVVTANKIAASSAYDNYAKLKQTAMKRGVKFLFETNVGAGLPIIGTINDLLNSGDKILRIEAVLSGTLNFIFNTISKEIPFSETVRLAKEKGYSEPDPRIDLCGKDVIRKLVILTREAGYKVEQEDVEKHLFMPDAFFEGSLDDFWKNLPSLDTDFEVRRQELDKEQKRWRFVAKMETIPGSENNEKTFSASVSLEAVGPRHPFYGLEGSNNIVLLTTERYKEYPMLIQGYGAGAGVTAAGVFANIMSIANI; encoded by the coding sequence ATGAAAGTACTCAAGTTCGGCGGAACCAGTGTGGGTTCCATAGAGAGCATCCTTAGCCTGAAACGCATTGTCGAGGCAGAAAAAACACCTGTCATCGTGGTGGTGAGTGCCCTGGGTGGCATCACCGACAAACTCATAGCCACCTCACGCTTGGCCCTGCAGGGCGACGAGCAGTGGAAGCACGAGTTTGAAGCCATGCGTTTGCGCCATCTCGATATGATTGACACGCTCTTCAAGGAGCAGAACAAGAACCAGCAGCTCACCGACACCATCAACTCCCTGTTCGACGAGTTGAAGTCTATTTACTACGGTGTCTTCCTGATTCACGACCTCAGCCCCAAGACCGAGGCAGCCATTGTGAGCTATGGCGAGCGCCTGAGCAGTCACATCGTGGCAGCCCTGATTCGTGGGGGCAAGCGCATGAACTCACGCGACTTCATCCGCACGGTGAAGAAGCAGGGCAAGCACGTGCTCGATGCCGAGCTCACCAACCAGCTCGTCAAGGAGGCCTTCCAGTGTGCTGCAACATTGTCGCAGCCTACAGTCGCTGTGGTTCCTGGCTTCATTGCACGCGATCGCGATACCAACGAGACCACCAACCTGGGGCGTGGCGGTTCCGACTATACCGCAGCCATCATTGCAGCGGCTCTCGATGCCGAGGTACTGGAAATCTGGACCGACGTGGACGGCTTTATGACAGCCGACCCACGCGTCATCAAGACCGCCTATACCATCAACGAACTGTCGTATGTCGAGGCCATGGAGCTCTGTAACTTCGGCGCCAAGGTGGTCTATCCCCCCACCATCTATCCTGTCTGTGTCAAAAATATCCCCATCAGGGTGAAGAACACCTTCAATCCTGAGCATCCAGGCACGATGATCAAGCAGAAGATCGAGAACGACTCGAAGCCCATCAAGGGCATCTCCTCTATCAGTGGCACCACCCTCATCACCGTCACGGGTCTTTCCATGGTGGGTGTCATCGGTGTCAACCGACGCATCTTCTCTACCCTGGCCCAGAACGGCATCTCAGTGTTCATGGTGTCACAGGCCTCGTCCGAGAACTCTACCTCTATCGGTGTGCGCGACGAGGATGCCAACCAGGCCGTGGATGTGCTTAATCAGGAGTTTGCCAAGGAGATCGAAACGGGCGCCATGTTCCCTATGCATGCCGAGAGTGGCTTGGCCACCATCGCTATCGTGGGCGAGAACATGAAGCACACGCCAGGTATTGCCGGTAAGTTGTTCGGCACATTGGGCCGTTCGGGCATCAGTGTGATTGCCTGTGCCCAGGGTGCCTCCGAGACCAACATCTCGTTCGTGGTCGATGGCAAGTACCTGCGCAAGTCGCTCAACGTCCTGCACGACTCGTTCTTCCTGTCTGAATATAAGGTACTCAACCTCTTCATCTGCGGCATCGGCACCGTGGGTGGCAACCTCATCGAACAGATCCGTTCACAATACGAGACGCTGAAGGAGACACGCCAGCTGAAACTCAACGTCGTGGGCATTGCCTCGTCGAAGAAGGCCATCTTCAATCGCGATGGCATCGACCTGAGCAACTACCGCGAGCAGTTGCAGGACAGTAACATTGCCAACCTCAAGAACGAGGTCATCGGCATGAACATCTTCAATTCGGTGTTTGTCGACTGTACAGCCTCCGAGCAGGTGGCCAGTCTCTATCAGGACTTCCTCGACCATAACATTTCGGTGGTCACAGCCAATAAGATTGCGGCTTCATCGGCCTATGACAACTATGCCAAGTTGAAACAGACGGCCATGAAACGCGGCGTCAAGTTCCTGTTCGAGACCAACGTGGGAGCAGGACTCCCCATCATCGGCACCATCAACGACCTGCTGAACTCGGGCGACAAGATCCTGCGCATCGAGGCGGTTCTCAGTGGCACGCTGAACTTCATCTTCAACACCATCTCGAAGGAGATTCCTTTCTCCGAGACCGTACGACTGGCCAAGGAGAAGGGCTATAGCGAGCCCGACCCACGCATCGACCTCTGTGGCAAGGATGTCATCCGCAAACTGGTCATCCTCACGCGCGAGGCGGGTTATAAGGTGGAACAGGAGGATGTTGAAAAGCACCTCTTCATGCCCGATGCCTTCTTCGAGGGCTCACTGGATGATTTCTGGAAGAATCTCCCATCACTCGATACCGACTTTGAAGTACGTCGTCAGGAGCTCGACAAGGAACAGAAACGCTGGCGCTTCGTGGCCAAGATGGAGACCATCCCTGGCAGCGAGAACAATGAAAAGACGTTCAGCGCCTCGGTATCACTCGAGGCTGTAGGGCCCCGTCATCCGTTCTACGGACTCGAAGGCTCTAACAACATCGTACTGCTCACCACCGAGCGTTATAAGGAATATCCCATGCTCATCCAGGGCTATGGTGCAGGTGCAGGCGTCACTGCGGCAGGTGTCTTTGCCAACATCATGAGTATCGCCAACATCTAA
- a CDS encoding NAD(P)/FAD-dependent oxidoreductase, which translates to MTNEYQLRVLPQVAANADQLRKYIAEEQGLALGALKAVRILKRSIDARQRTIFVNLKVRVYVNELPTEDEFEHVDYQDVSNKPQVIVVGAGPGGLFAALRLIELGLRPIVLERGKDVHERKKDLANISRTQQVDGESNYCFGEGGAGAYSDGKLYTRSKKRGNTEKILRVFCQHGASTNILADAHPHIGTDRLPQVIEAMRNTIIRCGGEVHFQTKMTRLLLENQKVIGCIAGEKEFMGPVILATGHSARDVYRYLNEAKIHLEAKGIAVGVRLEHPSQLIDQIQYHRKEGRGQWLPAAEYSFVTQVDGRGVYSFCMCPGGFVIPAATGPEQLVVNGMSPASRGTQWSNSGMVVEVRPEDLPSLPSSEGESGDPLAMMRFQEELERMCWQQGNMKQTAPAQRMADFVNGKLSYDLPRSSYAPGLVSSPLHFWLPKSISHRLQQGFKVFGRQAHGFLTNEAVMIAMETRTSSPVRIVRDNETLMHVQVEGLFPCGEGAGYAGGIVSAGVDGERCAEMCALYLEKNS; encoded by the coding sequence ATGACGAATGAATACCAACTACGCGTTTTGCCGCAAGTGGCGGCCAACGCAGACCAATTACGCAAGTATATTGCTGAGGAACAGGGACTGGCCCTGGGCGCGCTGAAGGCTGTGCGCATACTGAAGCGCTCGATAGATGCCCGTCAGCGTACGATCTTCGTGAACCTGAAGGTAAGGGTCTATGTGAACGAGCTGCCCACGGAGGATGAGTTTGAGCATGTGGACTATCAGGATGTGAGCAACAAACCACAGGTGATTGTGGTGGGTGCTGGTCCTGGCGGACTCTTTGCGGCCCTCAGACTCATTGAGTTGGGTCTTCGCCCCATTGTGCTGGAGCGTGGAAAGGATGTGCATGAGCGCAAGAAGGACCTGGCCAATATCTCGCGTACGCAACAGGTGGATGGCGAGAGCAACTACTGTTTTGGTGAGGGTGGCGCCGGCGCTTATTCTGACGGAAAACTCTATACGCGCTCGAAGAAGCGTGGTAACACGGAGAAGATCCTGCGTGTGTTCTGTCAGCATGGGGCTTCGACCAACATCCTGGCTGATGCGCATCCGCATATTGGTACCGACCGTCTGCCTCAGGTGATTGAGGCTATGCGCAACACCATCATCCGTTGTGGTGGCGAGGTGCATTTTCAGACGAAGATGACAAGGCTGTTACTTGAAAATCAGAAGGTGATAGGCTGTATTGCTGGCGAGAAAGAGTTTATGGGCCCAGTGATCCTGGCTACAGGTCATTCGGCGCGTGACGTGTACCGCTATCTGAACGAGGCAAAGATCCACTTGGAGGCGAAGGGCATTGCCGTGGGTGTGCGCCTGGAGCATCCGTCGCAGTTGATTGACCAGATTCAATACCACCGTAAGGAGGGCAGGGGACAATGGCTGCCTGCGGCTGAATATTCGTTTGTGACCCAGGTGGATGGTCGTGGCGTGTATTCGTTCTGCATGTGTCCTGGCGGTTTTGTGATTCCTGCCGCCACGGGTCCTGAACAGTTGGTGGTGAACGGTATGAGTCCTGCCAGTCGTGGCACGCAATGGAGTAACTCGGGCATGGTGGTCGAGGTGAGACCGGAGGATTTGCCCTCTCTGCCGTCTTCCGAGGGAGAGAGTGGGGACCCGCTGGCCATGATGCGTTTCCAGGAGGAACTGGAACGGATGTGCTGGCAGCAGGGCAATATGAAGCAGACTGCGCCTGCACAGCGCATGGCAGACTTCGTGAACGGTAAGCTGAGTTACGACCTGCCCAGGAGTTCGTATGCCCCTGGACTGGTGTCGTCGCCCTTGCATTTCTGGTTGCCGAAGTCTATCTCGCACCGCCTGCAACAGGGCTTTAAGGTGTTTGGCCGTCAGGCGCATGGCTTCCTGACCAACGAGGCTGTGATGATTGCCATGGAGACCAGGACATCATCGCCAGTGCGCATTGTGCGCGACAATGAGACGCTGATGCATGTGCAGGTGGAAGGCCTCTTTCCATGCGGTGAGGGTGCTGGCTATGCAGGTGGCATCGTGTCGGCTGGTGTGGATGGTGAGCGCTGCGCAGAAATGTGTGCGCTGTACCTCGAAAAAAATAGCTGA
- a CDS encoding AAA family ATPase, which yields MLMNKEEKFVITISRQFGTGGHEIGAELARRLNVKLLDKQILNEMARRFNIVEEAVEKIEARNPLWRDDFTQFYRSYMAKAEYSGQEHDETSRQLFEAQAEVIRKIANQESCVIVGRCGFHIFRDHPNALKIFIHADVDCRKKRIGRKYDISESDAAAMIVDNDYSRELYTKTFTGSEWQDARNYDISLNVKQFGVNGAVDFLMNVIG from the coding sequence ATGCTTATGAATAAGGAGGAGAAATTTGTTATCACCATTAGTCGACAGTTCGGTACTGGTGGACATGAGATTGGAGCCGAGTTAGCCCGTAGGCTCAATGTGAAGCTTCTCGATAAGCAGATACTCAACGAGATGGCTCGCAGGTTTAATATTGTGGAAGAGGCGGTAGAGAAGATTGAGGCCCGCAACCCCTTGTGGCGTGATGACTTCACCCAGTTCTATCGCTCGTATATGGCCAAGGCTGAATATAGTGGTCAGGAGCATGACGAGACCTCACGCCAGTTGTTTGAGGCACAGGCGGAGGTGATCAGGAAGATTGCCAATCAGGAGTCGTGCGTCATTGTGGGCCGCTGTGGCTTCCATATCTTCCGCGATCATCCTAACGCCCTGAAGATCTTCATTCATGCGGATGTGGACTGCAGGAAAAAGCGTATCGGGCGGAAGTACGATATTTCAGAGAGTGATGCGGCTGCCATGATCGTTGACAACGACTACAGTCGTGAGCTCTACACAAAGACGTTTACAGGAAGTGAATGGCAGGATGCCCGCAACTATGACATCTCGCTGAACGTCAAGCAGTTTGGCGTGAATGGCGCTGTCGATTTCCTGATGAATGTCATAGGATAA
- a CDS encoding DnaJ domain-containing protein produces the protein MAFGKWIGGYLGWSAFGPLGGLIGFVVGALFDTATSQEGADTIRLDNEQSRQGDRNSFFLSMLVLSAYIVKADGKVMHSEMELVRGMLRQNFGESAAQQGDQVMRELFAEQDRQGASVYRERIRQACQQIAMNVDYSGRLQLLNFLVMITQADGRVDQVEVMALKEVAQWMQMSPQEVDAMLHLEGNSLEDAYKVLGVSADASDAEVKKAYRKLALEHHPDRVAALGDDVRKAAEKKFQEINAAKERIWKARGL, from the coding sequence ATGGCTTTTGGAAAATGGATAGGCGGCTATCTGGGATGGAGCGCCTTTGGTCCGTTGGGTGGACTCATCGGATTTGTTGTTGGGGCGCTGTTTGATACTGCTACTTCTCAGGAGGGCGCTGATACCATACGTCTGGACAATGAGCAGTCGCGACAGGGCGACCGCAATAGTTTCTTTTTGTCAATGCTGGTGCTGTCGGCCTATATCGTGAAGGCTGACGGTAAGGTGATGCATTCTGAGATGGAACTGGTGCGTGGCATGCTGCGCCAGAACTTTGGCGAGTCTGCCGCCCAACAGGGTGATCAGGTGATGCGCGAGTTGTTTGCTGAGCAGGATCGCCAGGGGGCAAGTGTCTATCGGGAACGCATCCGTCAGGCTTGTCAGCAGATTGCGATGAATGTGGACTATTCTGGACGCCTGCAACTCCTGAACTTCCTCGTGATGATTACACAGGCTGATGGACGTGTGGATCAGGTGGAGGTGATGGCCTTGAAGGAGGTGGCTCAGTGGATGCAGATGTCGCCTCAGGAGGTGGATGCCATGCTGCACCTGGAGGGCAACTCGCTGGAGGATGCCTATAAGGTGCTGGGCGTAAGTGCTGATGCCAGTGATGCTGAGGTGAAGAAGGCTTATCGTAAGTTGGCCCTGGAGCATCATCCTGACCGTGTGGCTGCACTGGGTGATGATGTGCGCAAGGCTGCTGAAAAGAAATTCCAAGAGATCAATGCTGCCAAAGAACGTATTTGGAAAGCCAGAGGACTTTAG
- a CDS encoding 5-formyltetrahydrofolate cyclo-ligase, with product MKQPAILIPEGCEKVLLHACCAPCSSAIVEWLLNNGVRPTIFYFNPNIWPREEYEIRKNESKRHAEGLGIDWIDGDYDHGAWRKGVCGLENEPERGGRCEMCFTLRLTETARKAKELGFRYFATTLASSRWKSLEQIERAGLIAQETVKSEDSPSPLFWAQNWRKGGLQERRNQLLKENQFYNQQYCGCEFSARNGANTKPLLRAQMREAKKQHEEQLARLSKEVVEKLADQLRLILTSNPSPLTLNPSPKTIMAFWSLPDEVDIRPLVEQLVEHGHTVVLPKVLDGERMELRRFSPEEDLAEGPYHLLEPVGESFTAYDTIDVVLVPGMAFDAAGHRLGRGKGYYDRFLPLVPQARKMGVCWPFQRVPEVPVDAHDFTVDMVVG from the coding sequence TTGAAACAGCCGGCTATTTTGATTCCTGAAGGGTGTGAGAAGGTGCTGCTGCATGCTTGCTGTGCACCATGTTCATCGGCCATTGTTGAGTGGTTGCTCAACAATGGGGTGCGCCCTACCATCTTTTATTTTAATCCGAACATCTGGCCGCGCGAGGAATATGAGATTCGCAAGAATGAGAGTAAGCGCCATGCTGAGGGCTTAGGCATCGACTGGATTGATGGGGATTATGACCATGGGGCGTGGCGCAAGGGTGTCTGTGGACTGGAGAACGAGCCTGAACGTGGAGGCAGATGTGAAATGTGCTTCACGCTGCGACTCACTGAGACGGCTCGCAAGGCCAAGGAACTGGGGTTCCGCTATTTTGCCACCACGCTGGCTTCGAGTCGCTGGAAGAGTTTGGAGCAGATTGAACGGGCTGGACTGATAGCGCAGGAAACTGTGAAATCGGAGGATAGTCCCTCACCGCTGTTCTGGGCACAGAACTGGCGCAAGGGTGGACTCCAGGAGCGTCGTAACCAACTGCTCAAGGAGAATCAGTTTTATAACCAGCAATACTGTGGGTGCGAGTTTTCGGCCAGGAATGGGGCGAACACCAAACCCTTGCTGCGTGCCCAGATGCGCGAGGCTAAGAAACAGCACGAGGAGCAATTGGCAAGGCTGTCAAAAGAGGTGGTGGAAAAGCTTGCGGATCAATTACGCCTAATTCTAACCTCTAACCCTTCACCTTTAACCCTTAACCCCTCACCCAAAACCATCATGGCGTTCTGGTCGCTGCCTGATGAGGTGGATATCCGCCCGTTGGTGGAGCAGTTGGTGGAGCATGGCCATACGGTGGTGCTGCCCAAGGTGCTGGATGGTGAGAGGATGGAATTGCGCCGCTTCTCGCCGGAAGAAGACCTGGCTGAGGGGCCTTATCACTTGCTGGAACCTGTTGGCGAGTCGTTCACGGCATATGACACCATTGATGTGGTGCTGGTGCCTGGCATGGCGTTTGATGCCGCAGGACACAGACTGGGGCGTGGAAAGGGCTATTACGACCGTTTCCTGCCACTGGTGCCGCAGGCCAGGAAAATGGGTGTTTGCTGGCCTTTCCAAAGGGTGCCTGAGGTGCCTGTGGATGCGCATGATTTTACGGTGGACATGGTTGTGGGGTGA
- the ffh gene encoding signal recognition particle protein gives MFENLSERLERSFKILKGEGKITEINVAETLKDVRRALLDADVNYKVAKQFTDTVKQKAMGMNVLTAIKPSQLMVKIVHDELTELMGGKAAELNLEGRPAIILMSGLQGSGKTTFTGKLAKMLKERQHKNPLLVACDVYRPAAIEQLKVVAQTVGVDVYTEEGNKNVVEIAQNAIRKAKQENYNVVIVDTAGRLAVDEEMMNEIANLKEAINPNETLFVVDSMTGQDAVNTAKEFNDRLDFDGVVLTKLDGDTRGGAALSIRTVVTKPIKFVGTGEKMEAIDVFHPERMADRILGMGDVVSLVERAQQQFDEKQAKELEKKIRKNKFDFNDFMNQIQQIKKMGNIKELAGMIPGVGKALKDVDIDDNAFKGIEAIINSMTPKERSNPDIINQSRKLRIAKGSGTKLEEVNRLLKQFDQTKKMMKMVSGMDRGKMAQMAAAMKNMKRP, from the coding sequence ATGTTTGAGAATTTAAGTGAACGACTGGAACGGTCGTTCAAGATATTGAAGGGTGAGGGAAAGATCACCGAGATTAACGTTGCCGAGACTTTGAAGGATGTGCGTCGCGCCCTGTTGGATGCTGACGTAAACTATAAGGTGGCCAAGCAGTTTACTGATACGGTGAAGCAGAAGGCTATGGGTATGAACGTGCTCACAGCTATCAAACCGAGTCAGTTGATGGTGAAGATTGTGCACGATGAGTTGACTGAACTCATGGGTGGTAAGGCTGCTGAGTTGAACCTGGAGGGCCGTCCTGCCATCATCCTGATGTCTGGTCTGCAGGGCTCTGGTAAGACTACCTTCACGGGTAAGCTGGCCAAGATGCTGAAGGAGCGTCAGCACAAGAACCCCCTGCTGGTGGCTTGTGACGTGTATCGTCCTGCTGCCATCGAGCAGTTGAAGGTGGTGGCTCAGACCGTTGGTGTGGATGTCTATACCGAGGAGGGCAACAAGAACGTGGTGGAGATTGCTCAGAATGCTATCCGCAAGGCTAAGCAGGAGAACTATAACGTGGTCATCGTAGATACTGCTGGCCGACTGGCTGTGGACGAGGAGATGATGAACGAGATTGCCAACCTGAAGGAGGCCATCAATCCGAATGAGACCCTGTTCGTGGTCGACTCGATGACTGGTCAGGATGCTGTGAACACAGCCAAGGAGTTTAACGACCGCCTGGACTTTGACGGCGTGGTGCTCACCAAACTTGATGGTGACACGCGTGGTGGTGCAGCCCTGAGTATCCGCACTGTGGTGACGAAGCCTATTAAGTTCGTGGGAACGGGTGAGAAGATGGAGGCCATCGACGTGTTCCACCCTGAGCGTATGGCTGACCGCATCCTGGGTATGGGTGACGTGGTTTCACTGGTGGAGCGCGCCCAGCAGCAGTTTGACGAGAAGCAGGCTAAGGAGCTGGAGAAGAAGATCCGCAAGAACAAGTTCGACTTCAACGACTTTATGAACCAGATCCAACAGATCAAGAAGATGGGTAACATCAAGGAACTGGCTGGCATGATTCCTGGCGTGGGTAAAGCCCTGAAGGATGTGGATATCGATGATAATGCGTTTAAGGGTATCGAGGCTATCATCAACTCGATGACGCCCAAGGAGCGCTCTAATCCGGATATCATCAACCAGAGCAGGAAGTTGCGCATTGCCAAGGGCTCTGGCACTAAACTTGAGGAGGTGAACCGACTGCTGAAGCAGTTTGACCAGACCAAGAAGATGATGAAGATGGTGTCTGGCATGGACCGAGGAAAGATGGCGCAGATGGCTGCTGCCATGAAGAATATGAAGCGACCCTGA
- the folD gene encoding bifunctional methylenetetrahydrofolate dehydrogenase/methenyltetrahydrofolate cyclohydrolase FolD: MQLIDGKATATAIKAEIAEEVKEIMAKGGKQPHLAAVLVGHDGGSETYVKNKVLACEACGFKSTLIRYEDDITEEELLACVDKLNKDDDVDGFIVQLPLPKHIDEQKIIEAIDYRKDVDGFHPINVGRMAIGLPCFISATPLGIITLLKRYGIETSGKKCVILGRSNIVGKPMAQLMMQKQYGDSTVTVCHSRSKTLKEECRAADIIIAAIGSPEFVTADMVKDGAVIVDVGTTRVPDATRKSGFRLTGDVKFDEVAPKCSFITPVPGGVGPMTICSLMKNTLAAGRKEYYK, from the coding sequence ATGCAACTGATTGACGGAAAAGCAACGGCAACGGCGATTAAGGCTGAGATTGCCGAAGAGGTGAAAGAGATCATGGCCAAGGGTGGCAAACAGCCCCATCTGGCTGCTGTGTTGGTGGGCCACGACGGTGGCTCGGAGACCTACGTGAAGAACAAGGTGCTGGCCTGCGAGGCCTGCGGGTTTAAGTCGACCCTCATCCGCTATGAGGACGACATCACGGAGGAGGAGCTCCTGGCCTGTGTGGATAAGTTGAACAAGGACGACGATGTGGATGGCTTCATCGTGCAGTTGCCTTTGCCCAAGCATATCGACGAGCAGAAGATTATTGAGGCTATCGACTATCGTAAGGATGTGGATGGCTTCCATCCCATCAACGTGGGTCGCATGGCCATTGGTCTGCCTTGCTTCATCTCGGCTACGCCGCTGGGTATCATTACGCTGCTGAAGCGCTATGGCATTGAGACTTCTGGTAAGAAGTGTGTGATCCTGGGTCGCTCGAACATCGTGGGTAAACCCATGGCTCAGCTGATGATGCAGAAGCAGTATGGTGACTCGACCGTGACAGTGTGTCACTCGCGCTCGAAGACCTTGAAGGAGGAGTGCCGCGCTGCGGATATCATCATCGCCGCCATTGGCAGTCCTGAGTTTGTGACGGCTGACATGGTGAAGGATGGTGCCGTGATCGTGGATGTTGGTACTACGCGTGTGCCTGATGCAACGCGCAAGAGTGGTTTCCGTCTGACTGGTGATGTGAAGTTTGACGAGGTGGCTCCTAAGTGCTCGTTCATCACACCTGTGCCTGGTGGCGTGGGTCCTATGACCATCTGTTCGCTGATGAAGAATACACTGGCTGCAGGCAGAAAAGAATATTATAAGTAA
- a CDS encoding tetratricopeptide repeat protein, translating to MTAEEWYEKGNAFRKESKWHEAINCYIKAIELDPDSPAVEAKRMLDDIMAFYCKDMYNP from the coding sequence ATGACTGCAGAGGAATGGTATGAGAAGGGCAATGCCTTTCGTAAGGAATCCAAATGGCACGAGGCCATTAACTGCTATATCAAAGCGATTGAGCTTGACCCCGACAGTCCGGCTGTCGAGGCCAAGCGCATGCTCGACGATATCATGGCCTTCTATTGCAAGGATATGTATAATCCGTAG
- a CDS encoding ferredoxin family protein, with translation MAKLKGAIVVDTERCKGCQLCIIACPQKVIALANKVNLHGYPFVEAVNEEACVGCASCGIVCPDGCITVYRKKVEE, from the coding sequence ATGGCAAAATTAAAAGGTGCTATTGTGGTCGATACCGAGAGATGCAAGGGATGCCAATTGTGTATCATTGCATGTCCTCAGAAGGTTATCGCCCTGGCCAACAAAGTTAATCTTCACGGTTATCCCTTTGTGGAGGCTGTCAACGAGGAAGCCTGTGTGGGCTGCGCATCGTGTGGCATTGTCTGCCCAGATGGCTGTATTACCGTGTATCGTAAAAAAGTGGAGGAATAA
- a CDS encoding 3-methyl-2-oxobutanoate dehydrogenase subunit VorB — translation MAEEKREVVLMKGNEAIAHAAIRCGCDGYFGYPITPQSEVIETLAELKPWETTGMQVVQAESELASIYMVYGAAGAGKRAMTSSSSPGIALMQEGITYMAGAEVPGVFINVQRGGPGLGTIQPSQGDYNQATRGGGNGDYKVIVLAPSSVQEMADFVDLAFELAFKYRNPAMILSDGVIGQMMEKVVLPPFKPRRTDEEVIKECPWASTGKPKNRERVVITSLELKPEAMEKRNLALQEKYRKIQENEVRFEQQQMDDAEYAIVAFGSAARIAEKSVEIAREQGIKVGLFRPITLFPFPEKQIAELSKKVKGILVAEINAGQMVQDVRLAVNGAVPVEQFGRLGGIVPDPEEIVEALKKLI, via the coding sequence ATGGCTGAAGAAAAAAGAGAAGTTGTGTTGATGAAAGGCAACGAGGCTATTGCCCACGCTGCTATTCGATGCGGATGCGACGGCTATTTCGGCTATCCTATTACTCCGCAGAGTGAGGTGATTGAGACACTGGCTGAGTTGAAGCCCTGGGAAACCACTGGTATGCAGGTGGTGCAGGCTGAGAGCGAGCTGGCATCTATTTATATGGTGTATGGTGCTGCTGGCGCTGGTAAACGTGCCATGACGTCGTCATCGTCGCCTGGTATTGCTTTGATGCAGGAAGGTATCACCTATATGGCTGGTGCCGAGGTACCTGGTGTGTTTATTAATGTGCAGCGTGGTGGTCCTGGTCTGGGCACTATCCAGCCTTCACAGGGCGACTATAACCAGGCTACGCGTGGTGGTGGTAATGGCGACTACAAGGTGATTGTCCTGGCGCCCTCTTCTGTGCAGGAGATGGCTGACTTCGTGGACCTGGCCTTCGAGTTGGCCTTCAAGTATCGCAACCCTGCCATGATTCTGAGTGATGGTGTTATCGGTCAGATGATGGAGAAGGTGGTGTTGCCTCCTTTCAAGCCCCGTCGTACTGACGAGGAGGTAATCAAGGAGTGTCCCTGGGCTTCTACGGGTAAACCCAAGAACCGTGAGCGTGTGGTGATCACCTCGCTGGAACTGAAGCCTGAGGCTATGGAGAAGCGCAACCTGGCGCTGCAGGAGAAGTATCGCAAGATTCAGGAGAATGAGGTACGCTTTGAACAGCAGCAGATGGACGATGCTGAGTATGCTATCGTGGCCTTCGGCTCTGCCGCCCGTATTGCTGAGAAGAGTGTGGAGATTGCTCGCGAACAGGGCATCAAGGTGGGTCTGTTCCGTCCTATCACGCTGTTCCCCTTCCCAGAGAAGCAGATTGCTGAGCTGTCGAAGAAGGTGAAGGGCATCCTGGTGGCCGAGATCAATGCTGGTCAGATGGTGCAGGATGTGCGTCTGGCTGTGAATGGTGCCGTGCCCGTTGAGCAGTTTGGCCGTCTGGGTGGCATCGTGCCCGATCCTGAGGAAATTGTTGAGGCTTTAAAGAAATTAATCTAG